Proteins from a genomic interval of Marispirochaeta aestuarii:
- a CDS encoding ROK family protein, translating into MAANTVKIRQINTELIRSALRQSGHGTKKSISGTTGLSVATCGNILKELLESGEVLEMDLAGSTGGRPSRRFVYNQDYARLLMMYLRQEGAEKIIYTSVINMGGLVLREERSCFSEIGLAELESLVDSFCSSFAGLKVIGIGVPGVVNTGIIELCDFDFLIGFPLAEYLQERTGLETVIENDVNCTAIGYFRAETDQSSESLAYIYYPKEGNPGAGIVVNGRILQGNSNFAGEVSYLPLGVSTDLQRKIQGDKGRFSNYVAKTVLSVNAIINPGTIVLSGYSFTPEIRELVLQKVADEAPAGHVPGLIFQEDIHDSYVEGLKYLALTKMSCEFELVRK; encoded by the coding sequence GTGGCGGCAAATACTGTAAAGATCCGGCAGATAAATACAGAGCTTATCCGTTCGGCCCTGAGGCAGTCGGGTCATGGGACAAAAAAGAGCATCTCCGGGACAACGGGACTGAGTGTAGCTACCTGCGGCAACATCCTGAAGGAGCTCCTCGAATCCGGGGAGGTTCTGGAGATGGACCTGGCCGGCTCAACCGGCGGACGTCCTTCCCGCCGTTTTGTCTACAATCAGGATTACGCCCGTCTGCTGATGATGTATCTGAGGCAGGAAGGGGCGGAGAAGATCATCTACACCTCAGTAATCAATATGGGCGGGCTGGTGCTGCGTGAAGAACGTTCCTGTTTTAGCGAGATCGGTCTTGCCGAGTTAGAGTCCCTTGTCGACAGCTTCTGCAGTTCCTTCGCCGGTCTTAAAGTCATTGGAATCGGGGTTCCAGGGGTAGTCAACACGGGCATCATCGAACTCTGCGATTTTGATTTTTTGATCGGGTTTCCACTCGCCGAATACCTGCAAGAGAGGACCGGTCTGGAAACAGTAATAGAGAACGATGTCAACTGTACCGCCATCGGCTATTTCAGAGCGGAGACAGATCAAAGTTCCGAGAGCCTCGCTTACATATATTATCCGAAAGAGGGGAATCCCGGAGCGGGAATCGTGGTCAACGGCAGGATTCTGCAGGGGAACTCCAATTTTGCCGGAGAAGTATCCTATCTTCCCCTGGGAGTTTCCACCGATTTGCAGAGAAAGATACAGGGCGACAAGGGGCGCTTCAGCAATTATGTCGCAAAAACGGTCCTGTCGGTCAACGCTATTATAAATCCCGGAACGATTGTCCTCTCCGGATACAGCTTTACTCCGGAAATCAGGGAGCTTGTCCTGCAGAAGGTCGCAGATGAAGCTCCCGCCGGTCACGTCCCCGGTCTCATATTCCAGGAGGATATTCACGACAGCTACGTGGAGGGCCTCAAGTATCTCGCCTTGACGAAAATGTCCTGCGAGTTCGAACTCG
- a CDS encoding methyltransferase, whose translation METVFLRTAPGLEDLSKQEVLETLKNDTRETRIKARSGRGWIEIAAPPSIVPEEIFNNLRTVFRSMILKSSAPRGEGKPGSEALKLVQKGGFHDLHHNSPFRITCYASAEPSGTRRMVEQLIGTEAVRASGAPVDLTRYDLNYGLEFLDNRIFFGTVFKDEEEAPRYRKSFQVRSSAKPHIAAAMLRLVGFSSRPGTLLDPCCGSGTILLEAASTRPESRLYGVDVDPLCAKGAQKNLLKLFPGHGGSRIYQGDARKLEELFPASGLDYLVTNPPFGIRTGTRINFYWFYRGLLNGANRLLNEKGRIALLVGRQRGIFNRAVKEDGNFRAIHIRVIDASGLFPALYVLARTS comes from the coding sequence GTGGAAACAGTCTTTCTCAGAACCGCCCCGGGACTTGAAGATCTCAGCAAGCAGGAGGTCCTGGAAACACTTAAAAACGATACTCGGGAAACCCGTATAAAAGCCCGCAGCGGCAGGGGCTGGATAGAGATAGCAGCGCCGCCCTCGATCGTTCCGGAGGAGATTTTCAATAATCTTCGTACGGTCTTCCGCAGCATGATTCTCAAGAGTTCCGCTCCCCGAGGGGAGGGGAAACCCGGGTCCGAAGCCCTGAAGCTGGTTCAAAAAGGAGGTTTCCACGATCTGCATCACAACTCACCTTTCCGCATAACCTGTTATGCCTCCGCCGAACCCTCGGGAACCCGCCGTATGGTAGAACAGCTTATCGGTACGGAAGCTGTCAGGGCCAGCGGGGCCCCGGTGGATCTTACCCGTTATGATCTGAATTACGGTCTCGAATTCCTGGACAACAGGATTTTCTTCGGAACCGTTTTCAAGGACGAAGAGGAGGCTCCGCGGTACAGAAAAAGCTTCCAGGTCCGCTCATCGGCAAAACCTCATATTGCCGCTGCAATGCTTCGTCTCGTCGGTTTCTCATCGCGGCCGGGAACCCTCCTGGATCCCTGCTGCGGCTCCGGGACAATCCTGCTGGAGGCTGCATCGACCCGTCCTGAATCACGGCTCTACGGCGTTGACGTCGATCCCCTCTGCGCCAAAGGGGCCCAGAAAAACCTGCTTAAGCTCTTTCCAGGCCATGGGGGGAGCCGTATCTACCAGGGGGATGCAAGAAAACTGGAAGAACTTTTCCCCGCAAGCGGCCTGGACTACCTGGTCACCAATCCCCCCTTCGGAATCAGAACGGGGACCCGCATCAACTTCTACTGGTTCTACCGGGGGCTTCTCAACGGGGCAAACCGGCTTCTCAATGAAAAAGGCAGGATCGCCCTTCTCGTCGGACGACAGCGGGGTATATTCAACCGGGCGGTAAAAGAGGACGGCAACTTCAGGGCCATCCACATCCGGGTAATTGACGCCTCCGGACTCTTCCCGGCCCTCTATGTACTGGCGAGGACAAGCTGA
- a CDS encoding PilZ domain-containing protein has protein sequence MDFLFESRFNALMEGISGQFGTTPLGLLMFLLALASLPLFLSLLYLLQKHRERQARTRRSGEIIRKRCDRIGLSPAERDLVKKLSDYAGGSESAYLVLFDEPRFNKTAEELQKHETEIGPSSIAALRVKLGFSREPLHRLHSTAQLSPGDPLLVRPQKKQGVFKALITAVRTDGFEIAMDGSNLLTSGDSAVFQYQNRQGSFLFKSYCVKRRGGRMLIRHQEKLKLRQKRAYFRAVYTGKLQVGYFDKDERFPTRFVDIGGGGASLINPEESFDQGDFLELVFSLPGTSEMLNLKGSVIRTSRGRKLLHVKFEGIQENQRDRILGLAFKPR, from the coding sequence ATGGACTTCCTTTTTGAAAGCCGCTTTAACGCCCTGATGGAAGGAATCAGCGGGCAGTTCGGCACGACTCCCCTGGGGCTGCTGATGTTTCTCCTGGCCCTTGCGTCGCTGCCGCTTTTTCTCTCCCTTCTGTACCTGCTGCAGAAACACCGGGAAAGGCAGGCCCGTACACGGCGGAGCGGAGAAATCATCAGAAAGCGCTGCGATAGAATCGGGCTCAGTCCCGCGGAAAGAGACCTGGTGAAAAAGCTTTCCGATTATGCGGGAGGATCGGAATCGGCTTATCTGGTTCTTTTTGACGAGCCCCGGTTTAACAAAACCGCCGAGGAACTTCAGAAACACGAAACAGAGATCGGCCCTAGTTCCATAGCCGCCCTCAGGGTCAAACTGGGATTCAGCAGAGAACCCCTTCACAGGCTTCACTCCACCGCCCAGTTATCCCCGGGAGATCCTCTGCTTGTCCGGCCGCAGAAAAAGCAGGGAGTGTTCAAAGCGCTTATTACCGCAGTCAGGACCGACGGTTTCGAGATCGCCATGGACGGTAGCAACCTGCTGACCTCGGGCGACTCGGCGGTATTTCAGTATCAGAACCGTCAGGGCAGCTTCCTGTTCAAAAGCTACTGCGTCAAGCGGAGGGGCGGCAGAATGCTGATACGGCATCAGGAAAAGCTGAAGCTGCGACAGAAGAGGGCCTATTTCCGGGCTGTATACACGGGAAAACTGCAAGTCGGGTATTTTGACAAGGACGAGCGTTTTCCGACCCGTTTTGTCGATATCGGTGGAGGCGGCGCGAGCCTCATCAATCCGGAAGAAAGTTTTGATCAGGGGGATTTCCTTGAACTGGTTTTTTCCCTGCCCGGCACCAGTGAAATGCTCAACCTCAAAGGCAGTGTAATCAGAACCTCCCGGGGCAGAAAGCTGCTTCATGTCAAATTCGAGGGAATCCAGGAGAACCAGCGGGACCGGATACTGGGACTGGCCTTTAAACCCCGGTAA
- a CDS encoding winged helix-turn-helix transcriptional regulator, whose amino-acid sequence MDFERRYSPLPRSADIDEFRQEVRKFYAAEGRSFPWRRNTSPYSVFVSEVMLQQTQVCRVEPKYLRWMREVPDFPSLAGLSTEGLLGLWQGLGYNRRALALRESALKVIKEHDGILPDDPERLRGFPGIGPATAASICAFAFNCPVVFIETNIRRVFIHFFFPEREAPVSDRDILPLVEASLHRESPRDWYNALMDLGTLLKSRIPNPNRRSRHYTRQARFEGSNREARGAILKALQKAPLQSAGELSENTGIDYRRIMRAAEELEKEGFLSAENGMFRLG is encoded by the coding sequence ATGGATTTTGAACGCCGATACAGCCCCCTTCCCCGGTCCGCGGATATTGATGAATTCAGACAGGAGGTCCGGAAGTTTTACGCCGCCGAAGGGCGCAGCTTTCCCTGGCGACGGAACACATCTCCCTACAGCGTATTCGTATCGGAGGTCATGCTGCAGCAGACACAAGTCTGCCGAGTGGAGCCTAAATACCTCCGCTGGATGCGGGAGGTTCCGGACTTTCCTTCCCTGGCAGGGCTTTCCACCGAAGGCCTCCTGGGGCTCTGGCAGGGCCTTGGTTACAACCGCCGGGCCCTTGCGCTTCGGGAGTCTGCGTTAAAAGTCATAAAGGAACATGATGGAATACTGCCCGATGATCCGGAGCGGCTGAGGGGGTTTCCGGGAATCGGCCCGGCCACGGCGGCCTCGATCTGCGCCTTCGCCTTTAACTGTCCCGTTGTCTTTATCGAGACCAACATCCGGCGGGTATTCATCCATTTCTTCTTTCCCGAACGGGAAGCGCCGGTCAGCGACAGAGATATCCTTCCCCTGGTTGAAGCAAGCCTGCACAGGGAATCTCCCCGGGACTGGTACAATGCCCTGATGGACCTGGGAACGCTGCTCAAGAGCCGGATACCCAATCCCAACAGAAGGAGCCGCCACTATACGCGGCAGGCCCGCTTTGAAGGCTCCAACCGGGAAGCCCGGGGGGCCATTTTGAAAGCCCTGCAGAAGGCTCCCCTTCAATCCGCCGGGGAACTCTCGGAAAACACCGGAATCGATTACCGGCGGATTATGCGTGCCGCTGAGGAATTGGAGAAAGAGGGCTTTCTGAGCGCGGAAAATGGTATGTTCAGACTGGGGTAG
- a CDS encoding TRAP transporter substrate-binding protein, with amino-acid sequence MKKVLMIIMVLSILCGITLIADGQKEKGAEKIVIKLGHDNNVQTPGHKAFLEFKKIVEEESQGQIEVQVFPGGQLGSVQDMFEQARRGDIQMSVTATTLFTQTIPEFAIWDSFYMFDDATHAHRVLDGKAGIELMKPLESMNLVGLGYMEIGFRNFSNRKNPIMKPEDVKGLKIRGWGPIQIAAWESVGCVLTSLSWSEVFTSLQQNLIDGQECATSSFYYAKFYEAQKYWSLTKHVYTNWLWYANKDFMDGLSAEHRSLIEEAAKKTIRLDRELIAASEKEILDKLPGLGIEVNEVPLEARRAMGEIMNGAVKNQIVEKCGIDIYNFVMAEIEAERK; translated from the coding sequence GTGAAGAAGGTATTGATGATCATCATGGTGCTGTCTATTCTTTGTGGCATTACTTTGATCGCGGACGGGCAGAAAGAGAAGGGGGCGGAAAAGATCGTGATCAAACTTGGACACGATAACAACGTACAGACTCCCGGACACAAAGCATTTCTCGAATTCAAGAAAATTGTGGAAGAAGAATCGCAGGGTCAGATTGAAGTACAGGTTTTCCCTGGGGGGCAGCTTGGCAGCGTACAGGATATGTTCGAGCAGGCCCGGCGCGGTGATATTCAGATGAGCGTCACGGCGACAACACTTTTTACCCAGACGATCCCCGAGTTTGCCATCTGGGATTCTTTTTATATGTTTGATGATGCCACCCATGCGCACCGGGTACTGGACGGCAAGGCCGGGATCGAACTGATGAAGCCTCTGGAATCCATGAATCTTGTTGGACTGGGATACATGGAGATTGGTTTCAGGAATTTTTCGAATCGAAAGAATCCCATAATGAAGCCGGAGGACGTGAAAGGATTGAAGATACGGGGTTGGGGTCCTATTCAGATTGCCGCCTGGGAATCGGTAGGATGTGTTCTGACCAGCCTTTCCTGGTCAGAAGTATTCACTTCTCTGCAGCAGAATCTGATTGACGGCCAGGAGTGTGCTACATCCAGTTTTTACTATGCGAAGTTTTACGAGGCGCAAAAGTACTGGTCGCTGACAAAGCATGTTTATACGAACTGGCTCTGGTATGCCAACAAGGATTTCATGGACGGTCTTTCGGCGGAACATCGGTCTTTGATTGAAGAAGCGGCGAAGAAGACGATTCGCCTGGATCGTGAGCTTATCGCCGCGTCGGAAAAAGAGATATTGGATAAACTTCCCGGTCTGGGAATCGAGGTGAATGAAGTTCCTCTGGAGGCGCGAAGAGCGATGGGAGAAATCATGAACGGTGCGGTGAAGAACCAGATAGTTGAAAAATGCGGAATCGATATTTACAACTTTGTAATGGCCGAAATAGAGGCTGAGCGGAAATAG
- a CDS encoding TRAP transporter large permease: MMVTMTLFGSFILFLMISVPIGISLGMASVVTILTAKPISIESFTQTMIQGLNSFPLMAVPLFTFAGDIMGRGGISKRLLQVTGLLFGRFKGGLGLVSIAACLFFAAISGTGSATVAAIGLLMIPEMVRKGYGKTFSGALIASAGTVGVIIPPSVCMVIYAVAAGVSVTGMFMAGVGPGLLIGIGLSLYTLIYSIKKGYEGSREKHSFKDIILILVEAVPALLVPVFVLGGIYGGVFTPTEAAAVACIYGIIVSVFVYKEVKISDLLSIGYNAALLCAAVLVIIGISAGFGRILTITNIPVMIANSILEITSNKIVILIFINILLLIVGTFMETNASIIILVPILLPVVTALGVNPIHFGVIMVLNLAIGFVTPPLGCNLFMACQISDIKFDDIAKAILPWIAVMIVVLLVVTYVPNISLWLPKLLNMRI; this comes from the coding sequence ATGATGGTGACGATGACCTTGTTTGGAAGTTTCATATTATTCTTGATGATTTCCGTACCGATCGGTATTTCTTTGGGAATGGCCTCTGTGGTCACTATCTTGACCGCGAAACCAATCAGCATCGAGTCCTTTACGCAGACAATGATCCAGGGATTAAATTCATTCCCTCTGATGGCTGTGCCGCTATTTACGTTTGCCGGTGACATAATGGGACGAGGAGGTATCTCCAAGCGATTGCTTCAGGTAACAGGATTACTTTTCGGGCGATTTAAAGGAGGTCTGGGGCTGGTATCTATTGCGGCTTGTCTTTTCTTTGCAGCGATTTCAGGAACGGGGTCGGCGACGGTAGCGGCCATCGGATTGCTTATGATTCCTGAAATGGTGAGAAAAGGGTATGGAAAAACTTTTTCCGGTGCGCTTATAGCCTCTGCGGGTACTGTAGGGGTAATCATACCGCCAAGTGTATGCATGGTCATCTATGCGGTCGCTGCCGGTGTATCCGTAACGGGTATGTTTATGGCTGGCGTCGGACCCGGATTGCTGATAGGTATTGGGTTGTCGCTATATACTCTAATTTATTCTATAAAGAAAGGGTATGAAGGTTCCCGCGAAAAGCATTCGTTTAAAGATATTATACTGATTCTTGTCGAAGCCGTGCCTGCTTTACTTGTGCCTGTTTTTGTTCTGGGGGGAATCTATGGCGGGGTTTTTACACCCACGGAAGCTGCTGCTGTAGCTTGTATCTACGGAATTATAGTAAGCGTATTTGTATATAAAGAGGTGAAAATTTCCGATCTATTATCCATCGGATATAATGCGGCCCTTCTTTGTGCCGCAGTATTGGTGATCATCGGAATCTCTGCCGGCTTCGGAAGAATCCTTACAATTACCAATATCCCCGTAATGATTGCAAACTCCATTTTGGAGATCACTTCGAATAAGATTGTTATTCTAATATTTATAAACATCTTGCTGCTTATTGTCGGTACGTTTATGGAGACCAATGCATCAATAATAATACTCGTTCCGATCTTGCTTCCGGTTGTGACTGCCCTTGGAGTGAATCCCATCCATTTCGGCGTGATTATGGTTCTCAACTTGGCAATTGGTTTTGTAACTCCTCCACTTGGATGTAACCTCTTTATGGCTTGCCAGATAAGTGATATTAAATTCGATGACATTGCAAAGGCCATTTTACCCTGGATAGCGGTCATGATTGTTGTACTGCTCGTAGTCACCTACGTGCCCAATATCAGTTTATGGTTACCGAAGCTGTTGAATATGCGTATTTAA
- a CDS encoding TRAP transporter small permease, with amino-acid sequence MRKILQWIDINFEPVMMAVLFYAITILIAVQVVLRFVFAAGFSWGEEVARFMFVWLMYFSISYATRNQRHIRVTILIKRFSEKVQKYFMLATDFIFLLFSIQIFIAAMKVCESVFRFKDMAVTINVSLNIVYGAGVVGFALVVIRLIQSIVWKLNKFHDSLEIFENYAGIYSGAGHICFLPKSVRKETVRACEGVE; translated from the coding sequence ATGAGGAAAATCCTGCAATGGATTGATATAAACTTTGAACCTGTCATGATGGCTGTGCTATTCTACGCAATAACCATTTTGATTGCTGTCCAGGTAGTGCTGAGATTTGTCTTTGCTGCCGGTTTCTCCTGGGGTGAAGAAGTTGCCAGGTTCATGTTTGTGTGGCTTATGTATTTCAGTATTTCTTACGCCACCCGAAATCAAAGACATATTCGTGTTACTATACTGATTAAACGATTCAGTGAAAAAGTACAGAAATATTTCATGTTAGCCACTGACTTCATATTCCTGTTGTTTTCAATCCAGATTTTTATTGCGGCCATGAAGGTCTGTGAATCCGTTTTTCGCTTTAAGGATATGGCGGTAACTATAAATGTATCCCTTAATATTGTATACGGTGCCGGAGTCGTTGGTTTTGCTTTGGTGGTCATACGCCTGATTCAGAGTATTGTATGGAAGTTGAATAAATTCCACGATTCGTTGGAAATCTTCGAAAACTATGCAGGAATTTATTCCGGCGCGGGGCATATCTGCTTTCTCCCGAAGTCCGTACGAAAAGAAACTGTAAGAGCGTGTGAAGGAGTAGAATGA